A segment of the Terriglobales bacterium genome:
CACGGTCAACACCACCAACGGCAACATCCGCTACACCGGAGACTTCGGCTCCAACGGCGACTATTCCCTGACCAACAACTTCGGCAACATCGACGTCAGCCTGCCCGCCAGCGCCTCGGTGGATCTGACGGCCCGCTCCATGAAGGGCAGCGCCTTCAGCGACTTCCCCCTGGAACAGTCCAAGCGGCGCACCACCTTCCCGCTCACCGCCGGCAAGGCCTTCGCGGGCACCGCCAACAGCGGCGCCTCTTCCGTCCGGCTGCGCTCGCTGAGTGGTACAATCCGCGTCACCAAGCGGTGAGCGAGAGCGGGCGGAACGCCGCCATTTCAGCACCGGCATGAACCCTCCGGCGGAGCAACGCGCCCGCGCCCTGTTCCTGATCGGCTTCATGGGGGCCGGCAAGACTAGCGTGGGACGAGTCCTGGCCGCGCGCCTGGGCTGGCGCTTCCTCGACCTGGACGAGCGCATCGAACAGCGCGAGGGCCGCACCATCGCCGACCTCTTCCGCGAGGACGGGGAAGCCGCCTTCCGCGGCGCCGAGTCCGCGGCCCTGGCCGACCTGCTGCGCGAACTCCCCACCTCCGGGCCCACCGTGATCGCACTGGGCGGAGGCGCACCCGTGCAGGAGGAGAACGCGCGCCGGCTGCGGGCCACGGGCTGCCCGGTGGTATTCCTCGACGCTTCGGTAGAAGAACTGCGGCGGCGTTGCGCCCAGACCCATGCCGCCCGTCCCCTGTTTCAGGAGGAGAACCGCTTTCGCCAATTGTATGAAGAGCGGAGAATGCGATATATGGCTGTAGAGGTGCGAGTGGACACCGAGGCCAAGTCGCTCGAAGCCGTGGCCGACGAGGTGCTGGCCCGCCTGCAACTGCAGGCCTCGGAACCCTCCACTCCTGGGGAGGTACGGTGAAATCTGGTCGTCTGCGGTGGGTGGTTCTGGTGATGGCGGTCGCGGTGGCGCTGCCGGCCTCGTTGCTGGCGCACAAGGAAGAGGGCGGCGGCAAGACGGTGGATTCCGGCACCTTCGGCATCTTCATCAACGGCAAACGCGTCGGCTCCGAGAGCTTCCGCATCGAGCAGGGCAAGGAAAAGAGTGTGGCCACCGCCGAACTGAAGGTGGAAGGAGGGGACCAGCGCGCCACCCAGACCACCCAACTGGAGCTGGCGGCCAATGGCGACCTGCTGCGCTACGAGTGGCAGTCGGTCTTCCCGGAGAAGTCCCAGGTGGTGGTGGAGCCCAGCAACGAGTTCCTGATCGAACACGTCATGCCCGGCGGCAACGAGAAACCCCTGGACATCCCCTTCCTGCTCCCTCACTCCACCATGGTGCTGGACGACAATTCCTTCATCCAGCGCGAGATCCTGGTCTGGCGCTACCTGGCGGCGGCCTGCGGCCCCACTCCCAGCGAGAAGGGCTGCGCCATGCCCAAGACCGACTTTGGCGTCCTGGTGCCACGCCAGCACATGTCCATGAAGGTGACGCTGGAATACAAGGGCAAGGAGAAGGTGCAGATCCGCGGCAACCAGGTGGAGCTCGACCACTTCGACCTGCACTACGAGGACGGCAGCAGTTGGGCGCTCTTCCTCGACTCGAACTACAAGCTGCTGCGCATCGTGATCGACGCCGACAAAGCCGAGGTGGTGCGCGACTAGCCCCGCCCTTCCCCGCTAGCCGGCCACCGCAGCCGGCTTTTCCGCTTTCACGTTGCGCAGGAACTCGGCCGCCGCCTCGGGCAGCACCGTGTTGATGAACATCCCCGAGCCCAGCTCGAAACCCGCCACCCGCGTCAGCCGCGGAATCACGCTCAAGTACCAGTGGTAGTAAGGGACGCCGGCGCTCTCCGCCGGGGCGGTGCGGATGGTGTAGTTGAAGTCCGGGTTCTCCAGGCCGAAGTACAGCCTTGCCAGCACCGTCTTCAGGACGGCGGCCAGGTCCTGGATCTCCTCCTGGTTGATGTCCCCGAAGCTGGCCATGTGGCGGCGGGGGAAGATGTGCGTGGCGAAGGGGGAGCTGGAGGCGAAGGGCTCGAAGGCCACGAACTGCTTCCCTTCCACCACCACCCGGCTTCCCTCCTCCAACTCCTCTCCCAAGACCGTGCAGAAGATGCACTCCCCGAACTCGTCGTAGTGGCGCAGCGCCTCGTGCAGCCGCCCGCGCACGTGCGAGGAGATCACCGGGGTGGCGATCATCTGCGAGTGGGGATGCTCCAGGCTGGTGCCCGCCGCCGCCCCGTGGTTCTTGAAGATGGTGACGTGGGCGATGCG
Coding sequences within it:
- a CDS encoding shikimate kinase, which codes for MNPPAEQRARALFLIGFMGAGKTSVGRVLAARLGWRFLDLDERIEQREGRTIADLFREDGEAAFRGAESAALADLLRELPTSGPTVIALGGGAPVQEENARRLRATGCPVVFLDASVEELRRRCAQTHAARPLFQEENRFRQLYEERRMRYMAVEVRVDTEAKSLEAVADEVLARLQLQASEPSTPGEVR
- the galT gene encoding galactose-1-phosphate uridylyltransferase, with the translated sequence MPELRQNRFTKEWVIVATERAKRPEELAVKRETKEMPHYSPKCPFCPGNEAMAPPEVLRIPDDGAWKVRVVPNKFAALAREGELTRKIERSKRTMNGVGIHDVFVDTPDHALTTALLPDEQVTDILSSYLLRFKQVSADPRIAHVTIFKNHGAAAGTSLEHPHSQMIATPVISSHVRGRLHEALRHYDEFGECIFCTVLGEELEEGSRVVVEGKQFVAFEPFASSSPFATHIFPRRHMASFGDINQEEIQDLAAVLKTVLARLYFGLENPDFNYTIRTAPAESAGVPYYHWYLSVIPRLTRVAGFELGSGMFINTVLPEAAAEFLRNVKAEKPAAVAG